From one Nocardioides sp. Kera G14 genomic stretch:
- a CDS encoding M1 family metallopeptidase, with translation MRRLPLLTAAATLSAALLSGCGGHASTTPQHSPAVSGSAVAAYDDAVSTPQPDSVYPQHGHAEVDALHYELHLTWNGTTLSGEESLEFRASRASARISLDLGSALTPGAVMLDGTPVESSHTGDTLTLAHPVEADTRHTLSLSYTGTAQPVPDPSRRSDVQPLGLTRTPEGGLWTMQEPYGAFTWYAVNDTPSDKALYDVRITVPAGMVGISNGTLVEGPSGSTTTTTRWHSSAPMASYLTTLAVGRYTPTHATSASGVPLTYWVPTDDQQPLKDLEKTPDLLAWLEKRLGPYPFDSLSMVIVPAESSMETQTTLTLGDLPDDYSADTLLHEMAHQWYGDLVTPADWSDVWMNEGMATYLQLTWTDEAWDRSPGDSLSDFGLFEAEDRRKAGPPGDYKPDHFADDNVYAGPALMWDRVRRRVGDTEFWKLVRDWPAARSGTSVTRADYLSWLSTQSGVDLQPLMTRWLMSPTSPK, from the coding sequence ATGCGTCGCCTCCCTCTCCTGACGGCCGCAGCGACGCTGAGTGCAGCGCTGCTGAGCGGCTGTGGTGGCCACGCCTCGACCACCCCGCAGCACTCCCCCGCGGTGTCGGGCAGCGCGGTGGCGGCGTACGACGACGCGGTCTCGACCCCGCAGCCGGACTCCGTCTACCCGCAGCACGGACACGCGGAGGTCGATGCCCTGCACTACGAGCTCCACCTGACCTGGAACGGCACCACGCTGAGCGGCGAGGAGTCCCTGGAGTTCCGGGCCAGCCGGGCGTCCGCGAGGATCTCGCTCGACCTCGGGTCCGCGCTCACGCCTGGGGCCGTGATGCTCGACGGGACGCCCGTCGAGTCGAGCCACACCGGAGACACGCTGACCCTCGCCCACCCGGTCGAGGCGGACACCCGCCACACCCTGTCGCTGAGCTACACGGGCACGGCGCAGCCCGTCCCTGATCCGTCCCGCCGGTCCGACGTCCAGCCGCTCGGGCTCACCCGGACGCCCGAGGGCGGCCTCTGGACGATGCAGGAGCCGTACGGCGCCTTCACCTGGTACGCCGTCAACGACACCCCGTCGGACAAGGCGCTCTACGACGTGCGGATCACCGTGCCCGCGGGCATGGTGGGCATCTCGAACGGCACTCTCGTCGAGGGACCGTCCGGAAGCACGACGACCACCACGCGGTGGCACTCGTCGGCGCCGATGGCGTCCTACCTCACCACCCTGGCGGTGGGCCGGTACACGCCGACCCACGCCACGTCGGCCTCCGGCGTGCCGCTCACCTACTGGGTCCCGACCGACGACCAGCAGCCGCTCAAGGACCTCGAGAAGACGCCGGATCTCCTTGCCTGGTTGGAGAAACGGCTCGGTCCCTATCCGTTCGACTCGCTGTCGATGGTGATCGTGCCGGCCGAGTCGTCGATGGAGACGCAGACGACGCTCACCCTCGGCGACCTCCCCGACGACTACTCCGCAGACACGCTCCTGCACGAGATGGCACACCAGTGGTACGGCGACCTCGTCACGCCCGCGGACTGGAGCGACGTGTGGATGAACGAGGGGATGGCGACGTACCTCCAACTGACCTGGACCGACGAAGCCTGGGACCGCTCGCCCGGGGACTCGCTCAGCGACTTCGGGCTCTTCGAGGCCGAGGACCGCCGCAAGGCCGGGCCACCGGGCGACTACAAGCCGGACCACTTCGCCGACGACAACGTCTATGCCGGGCCCGCATTGATGTGGGACCGCGTACGTCGACGGGTGGGCGACACCGAGTTCTGGAAGCTCGTCCGCGACTGGCCCGCCGCGCGCTCGGGGACGTCAGTGACCCGCGCCGACTATCTCTCGTGGCTCTCCACGCAGTCCGGGGTGGACCTGCAACCGCTGATGACCCGCTGGCTGATGAGCCCCACCTCGCCGAAATAG
- a CDS encoding acetyl-CoA carboxylase carboxyltransferase subunit alpha/beta, translated as MARLNARQLLDLVLDQGSWESWDTPPARVGISETYAAELAAAQEKAGTDESVLTGAGSINGHRVAVLISEFGFLAGSIGRDAADRLVSAIQRATHEGLPLIGAPSSGGTRMQEGTPAFVQMVRIGEALLAHKAAGLPYLVYLRHPTTGGVMATWGSLGHITVAEPRALLGFLGPKVVELVTGSPLPPDVQTAENLGTNGIIDGVLLPEELRDVATQVLDLLARRTQRVTVTVGGESDGSEGSPTSQSVTVTVGGRDVDAWTRIERTRRPERPGIRELLGHASTVVPLQGTTRGERDSGILLALAGFGEEACVVVAQDRAAQSKRPFGPAGLRTAQRGIALAESLGLPLLTVIDTPGAELSGAAENGAIAGEIARTLAALVAVRTPTLTLMLGQGNGGGALALFPGDRIIAAENAWLTPLPPEGASVIVHGDTEHAAEIANTQRVLAIDLAELGIVDRVIGEMPDAADEPEAFLTGIAEALGHELTGVRQKGPGSPADRAARYA; from the coding sequence GTGGCGCGCCTGAATGCTCGACAGCTGCTCGACCTCGTCCTCGACCAGGGCAGCTGGGAGTCGTGGGACACCCCGCCGGCGAGGGTCGGGATCAGCGAGACGTACGCCGCCGAGCTCGCCGCCGCGCAGGAGAAGGCCGGCACCGACGAGTCAGTGCTGACCGGCGCAGGCTCGATCAACGGCCACCGCGTGGCGGTGCTGATCAGCGAGTTCGGCTTCCTGGCCGGCTCGATCGGCCGGGACGCCGCTGACCGGCTGGTGTCAGCGATCCAGCGGGCCACGCACGAGGGGCTGCCGTTGATCGGTGCTCCCTCCTCCGGCGGGACACGCATGCAGGAGGGCACGCCGGCCTTCGTCCAGATGGTGCGCATCGGTGAGGCACTGCTCGCGCACAAGGCCGCGGGCCTGCCCTATCTCGTCTATCTCCGGCACCCCACGACCGGCGGAGTGATGGCCACCTGGGGCTCACTCGGACACATCACGGTGGCCGAACCCCGTGCCCTGCTCGGCTTCCTGGGCCCGAAGGTGGTCGAGCTCGTCACGGGGTCGCCCCTGCCCCCCGACGTACAGACGGCCGAGAACCTCGGCACCAACGGCATCATCGACGGCGTCCTCCTCCCCGAGGAGCTCCGTGACGTGGCGACCCAGGTGCTGGACCTGTTGGCCCGGCGCACGCAAAGGGTCACCGTGACCGTTGGCGGTGAAAGTGACGGTTCCGAAGGGTCACCGACCTCGCAAAGCGTCACGGTGACCGTGGGGGGGCGGGACGTCGATGCCTGGACGAGGATCGAGCGGACGCGTCGGCCCGAGCGACCGGGGATCCGTGAGCTCCTGGGACATGCGTCGACGGTCGTCCCGCTGCAGGGCACCACTCGGGGAGAGCGGGACAGCGGAATCCTCCTCGCGCTGGCCGGATTCGGCGAGGAGGCCTGCGTCGTCGTGGCACAGGACCGCGCGGCTCAGTCGAAGCGCCCGTTCGGTCCCGCCGGGCTGCGCACGGCCCAGCGCGGCATCGCCCTGGCCGAGTCCCTGGGGCTGCCCCTCCTGACCGTCATCGACACTCCCGGCGCCGAGCTCTCCGGCGCCGCCGAGAACGGCGCCATCGCCGGTGAGATCGCCCGAACCTTGGCAGCCCTCGTCGCCGTCCGTACGCCGACCCTCACCCTCATGCTCGGCCAGGGCAACGGCGGCGGAGCCTTGGCGCTCTTCCCCGGCGACCGCATCATCGCGGCGGAGAACGCCTGGCTCACGCCACTGCCCCCCGAAGGCGCGTCGGTGATCGTCCACGGCGACACGGAACATGCCGCTGAGATCGCGAATACCCAACGTGTGCTGGCGATCGACCTTGCCGAGCTCGGCATCGTCGACCGGGTCATCGGCGAGATGCCCGACGCGGCTGACGAGCCTGAGGCCTTCCTCACCGGCATCGCGGAAGCCCTTGGTCACGAGCTGACCGGCGTACGGCAGAAGGGGCCGGGCAGCCCGGCCGACCGCGCCGCGCGTTACGCCTGA
- a CDS encoding fatty acid desaturase family protein: MTIADDPTLALKNDPHNPIAHLSREDIEAIGAELDAIRADVMSSRGARDAAYIRRVIKTQRYLELGSRAVLLASVFPPAFIAGTLGLSVAKILENMEIGHNILHGQWDWMRDPKIHSTTWEWDSAATAEGWKKSHNEEHHTYTNIVGMDNDLGWGLVRVDEAQEWSPKCLYQPAYNFLNMLFFEYGIAAYDLKLGDFLRTPKEERDPAQLRDVKATLAKVKKQALKDYVIHPILSGPSAPFTLLANVLANMGRNVWSHAVIMCGHFPEGVETFELDEIPADETRGDWYLRQMLGSANISGSKAVHLMSGNLSHQIEHHIWPDLPSNRYAEVAPKVRDLFQRYGLSYNTRPLPLQVASAWHKTIRLSFPNGWWESTTPRNLPSQLRVLGRVVKAKGKDRLRMLKEIEARAATR, from the coding sequence ATGACCATCGCCGATGACCCCACCCTCGCCCTCAAGAACGACCCCCACAACCCGATCGCCCACCTCTCCCGGGAGGACATCGAGGCGATCGGCGCGGAGCTCGACGCGATCCGCGCCGACGTCATGTCCTCCAGGGGAGCCAGGGACGCGGCCTACATCCGCAGGGTGATCAAGACCCAGCGCTACCTCGAGCTGGGCAGCCGCGCCGTCCTGCTGGCGTCGGTCTTCCCGCCGGCCTTCATCGCGGGCACGCTCGGCCTGAGCGTCGCCAAGATCCTCGAGAACATGGAGATCGGCCACAACATCCTCCACGGCCAGTGGGACTGGATGCGCGACCCCAAGATCCACTCGACCACTTGGGAGTGGGACAGCGCCGCGACCGCCGAGGGCTGGAAGAAGAGCCACAACGAGGAGCACCACACCTACACGAACATCGTGGGCATGGACAACGACCTCGGCTGGGGCCTCGTCCGTGTCGACGAGGCGCAGGAGTGGTCGCCCAAGTGCCTCTACCAGCCGGCGTACAACTTCCTGAACATGCTCTTCTTCGAGTACGGCATCGCCGCGTACGACCTGAAGCTCGGCGACTTCCTGCGCACGCCGAAGGAGGAGCGCGACCCGGCCCAGCTCCGCGACGTCAAGGCGACGCTCGCCAAGGTCAAGAAGCAGGCGCTCAAGGACTACGTGATCCACCCGATCCTCTCGGGCCCGTCCGCCCCGTTCACCCTGCTCGCCAACGTGCTGGCCAACATGGGCCGCAACGTCTGGTCCCACGCCGTGATCATGTGCGGCCACTTCCCCGAGGGCGTCGAGACCTTCGAGCTCGACGAGATCCCGGCCGACGAGACCCGCGGTGACTGGTACCTCCGGCAGATGCTCGGCTCGGCCAACATCTCCGGCTCCAAGGCGGTCCACCTCATGAGTGGCAACCTGTCGCACCAGATCGAGCACCACATCTGGCCGGACCTGCCCTCCAACCGCTACGCGGAGGTCGCCCCGAAGGTGCGCGACCTCTTCCAGCGCTACGGCCTGAGCTACAACACCCGTCCACTTCCGCTGCAGGTCGCCAGCGCCTGGCACAAGACGATCCGGCTCTCCTTCCCCAACGGCTGGTGGGAGAGCACCACACCGCGCAACCTGCCGAGCCAGCTCCGGGTCCTGGGCCGCGTCGTGAAGGCCAAGGGCAAGGACCGCCTCCGGATGCTCAAGGAGATCGAGGCGCGCGCAGCGACTCGCTGA
- a CDS encoding glutathione S-transferase family protein produces the protein MSDHTPSYVEKGKSFERDMTYIPDRITADGGAAVDQPSDAPTWPVEPGRYRLIAARACPWANRAIIVRELLGLEEVISWGAPGPTHDARSWTFDLDPDGVDPVLGIHFLRDAYNARIPDYPRGVTVPAIVEVSSGEVVTNDFPWITHDFFFEWREFHRSGAPDLWPEDVRDEMETVMKRIFTEVNNGVYRCGFAGSQEAYDAAYDRLWAAMDWLEERLADRRYLMGDEITEADVRLFTTLARFDPVYHGHFKCNRNKLTEMPNLWGYARDLYSIPAFGNNTDFDQIKAHYYVVHRDINPSGIIPKGPDLSGWTAPHGRA, from the coding sequence ATGAGTGACCACACCCCGTCGTACGTCGAGAAGGGCAAGTCCTTCGAGCGCGACATGACGTACATCCCCGACCGGATCACCGCTGATGGGGGAGCGGCGGTCGACCAGCCGTCCGATGCGCCGACGTGGCCGGTCGAGCCGGGCCGCTACCGCCTCATCGCGGCCAGGGCGTGCCCGTGGGCCAACCGGGCGATCATCGTCCGGGAGCTCCTCGGTCTCGAGGAGGTCATCTCCTGGGGTGCGCCCGGCCCGACCCACGACGCCCGCTCATGGACCTTCGACCTGGACCCCGACGGCGTGGACCCGGTGCTCGGCATCCACTTCCTGCGCGACGCCTACAACGCCCGGATCCCCGACTACCCGCGCGGCGTGACCGTGCCGGCCATCGTCGAGGTCTCGTCCGGCGAGGTCGTCACCAACGACTTCCCGTGGATCACGCACGACTTCTTCTTCGAGTGGCGCGAGTTCCATCGCTCCGGTGCTCCCGATCTGTGGCCCGAGGACGTGCGCGACGAGATGGAGACCGTGATGAAGCGGATCTTCACCGAGGTCAACAACGGCGTCTACCGCTGCGGCTTCGCCGGCTCGCAGGAGGCGTACGACGCCGCGTACGACCGGCTGTGGGCCGCGATGGACTGGCTCGAGGAGCGCCTCGCCGATCGCCGGTATCTGATGGGGGACGAGATCACCGAGGCCGACGTACGCCTCTTCACGACCCTCGCCCGCTTCGACCCGGTCTACCACGGCCACTTCAAGTGCAACCGCAACAAGCTGACCGAGATGCCCAACCTCTGGGGCTACGCCCGCGACCTCTACTCGATCCCCGCCTTCGGCAACAACACGGACTTCGACCAGATCAAGGCGCACTACTACGTCGTCCACAGGGACATCAATCCCTCCGGCATCATCCCGAAGGGCCCCGACCTGTCCGGCTGGACCGCACCCCACGGCCGCGCCTGA
- a CDS encoding ferredoxin reductase, with the protein MSTWISERAGQVAALLATPLVPDDYLDLFHPLRKGAALRARVVEVHPETADAATLLLKPGRDWVGHIPGQYLRIGVDVDGVRHWRAYSLTHGPRRDGLISITVKAVADGKVSPYLVHGTKPGTLVHIEQAQGDFVLPAALTDQKFLFVTAGSGITPVIGMLRNLFPATDAGVVNHHDQLDITLVHLAPSHPDTIFVKNLEALAESGAIRLISWYDDERGTFDIEKLDELVLDLHDRETFACGPTGLLDALSLHHAERGKELHTEQFRTSTVVIGDGGTVTFDGVANAGTAVDVDASTSILDAAEAAGVLMPSGCRMGICFGCVLPLKEGAVRDLRNGDLIVAVPGETDGLNVQTCISAPAGACVIDH; encoded by the coding sequence GTGAGCACATGGATCTCGGAGCGTGCCGGCCAGGTGGCCGCGCTGCTGGCGACCCCGCTCGTCCCGGACGACTACCTCGACCTCTTCCACCCCCTGCGGAAGGGCGCCGCCCTGCGCGCCCGCGTCGTCGAGGTCCACCCGGAGACGGCCGACGCCGCCACGCTGCTGCTCAAGCCCGGTAGGGACTGGGTCGGCCACATCCCCGGCCAGTACCTCCGCATCGGCGTCGACGTCGACGGCGTTCGGCACTGGCGGGCGTACTCCCTCACCCACGGGCCGCGCCGCGACGGCCTGATCTCGATCACGGTCAAGGCGGTCGCCGACGGCAAGGTCAGCCCCTATCTCGTGCATGGGACGAAGCCCGGCACACTGGTCCACATCGAGCAGGCCCAGGGCGACTTCGTGCTGCCCGCGGCGCTCACCGACCAGAAGTTCCTCTTCGTCACCGCCGGCTCGGGCATCACGCCGGTCATCGGCATGCTCCGCAACCTCTTCCCCGCCACGGACGCCGGCGTGGTCAACCACCACGATCAGCTCGACATCACGCTCGTCCACCTCGCGCCGAGCCACCCCGACACGATCTTCGTCAAGAACCTCGAGGCCCTCGCCGAGTCCGGCGCGATCCGGCTCATCAGCTGGTACGACGACGAGCGCGGCACCTTCGACATCGAGAAGCTCGACGAGCTGGTGCTGGACCTGCACGATCGCGAGACCTTCGCCTGCGGGCCGACCGGCCTCCTCGACGCGCTCTCCCTCCACCACGCCGAGCGAGGCAAGGAGCTGCACACCGAGCAGTTCCGCACCTCGACCGTCGTCATCGGCGACGGTGGCACGGTCACCTTCGACGGCGTGGCCAACGCCGGCACCGCGGTAGACGTCGACGCCTCCACCTCCATCCTCGACGCCGCCGAAGCCGCCGGCGTCCTCATGCCGAGCGGCTGCCGGATGGGCATCTGCTTCGGCTGTGTCCTGCCCCTCAAGGAGGGCGCGGTCCGCGACCTGCGCAACGGCGACCTCATCGTCGCCGTGCCAGGTGAGACCGACGGCCTGAACGTCCAGACCTGCATCAGCGCGCCCGCGGGCGCGTGCGTGATCGACCACTGA
- a CDS encoding putative zinc-binding metallopeptidase yields the protein MKAFRCRACDNPLYFENSVCVSCGTSLGFSRAERAIVPVDETGRYVDAQGLVWWVCSNLNLSGCTWLAAVEGGQCEACDFTRTRPADEDTTALAAFLQAEQAKRYLLVELDTLGFPIRSKVEDPEQGLCFDLLASANLDGADSDEKVVIGHDNGVITIDLAESDPVYREKVRESLDEPYRTMLGHFRHEVGHYIEWQYVVGDLIEQARELFGDERESYADAIERHYAEGAPAGWEASYLSTYATMHPFEDFAETFAHYLHISDTIESAGEYGLTAVAPVTAFSQFRDVVTGIWVPLSIALNVINRSMGKGDLYPFVIPPPVLDKLDFVAALAPGASHE from the coding sequence GTGAAGGCCTTCCGCTGTCGCGCCTGCGACAACCCGCTCTACTTCGAGAACTCCGTCTGTGTCTCCTGCGGCACCTCGCTCGGCTTCTCGAGGGCGGAGCGAGCCATCGTCCCCGTCGATGAGACCGGTCGGTACGTCGACGCCCAAGGCCTCGTCTGGTGGGTCTGCTCCAACCTCAACCTGTCGGGCTGCACGTGGCTCGCAGCCGTCGAGGGCGGCCAGTGCGAGGCCTGCGACTTCACCCGCACCCGGCCGGCCGACGAGGACACCACCGCCCTCGCCGCCTTCCTCCAGGCCGAGCAGGCCAAGCGCTACCTCCTCGTCGAGCTCGACACCCTCGGCTTCCCGATCCGTTCGAAGGTCGAGGACCCGGAGCAGGGACTCTGCTTCGACCTGCTCGCGAGCGCCAACCTCGACGGCGCCGACTCGGACGAGAAGGTCGTCATCGGCCACGACAACGGCGTGATCACCATCGACCTCGCCGAGTCCGACCCGGTCTACCGCGAGAAGGTCCGGGAGTCGCTCGACGAGCCCTACCGCACGATGCTCGGCCACTTCCGCCACGAGGTCGGCCACTACATCGAGTGGCAGTACGTCGTCGGCGACCTGATCGAGCAGGCCCGCGAGCTCTTCGGCGACGAGCGCGAGTCGTACGCCGACGCGATCGAGCGCCACTATGCCGAGGGTGCCCCGGCGGGATGGGAAGCGAGCTACCTGTCGACGTACGCGACGATGCACCCCTTCGAGGACTTCGCCGAGACCTTCGCGCACTACCTCCACATCTCCGACACGATCGAGTCGGCAGGGGAGTACGGCCTCACCGCGGTGGCGCCCGTGACCGCGTTCAGCCAGTTCCGCGACGTCGTGACGGGCATCTGGGTGCCGCTCTCGATCGCGCTCAACGTGATCAACCGGTCGATGGGCAAGGGCGACCTCTACCCGTTCGTCATCCCGCCGCCGGTGCTGGACAAGCTGGACTTCGTCGCCGCCCTCGCCCCAGGAGCAAGCCATGAGTGA
- a CDS encoding transglutaminase family protein encodes MKYLVTHRTIYTYDDDVTDSLGIAHVVPRSLPWQHVTDPAVTVSPVPADQSSDADFYGNTVTYFQVLTPHKELEVDAVSHVEVSAPAYDDSGFTQPWESARPLDDPSLPGAWRACDMAVVSPLIEHTAEAAAYGAESLTPGRPLVEAAAELMHRIHADFAYDKTATTVTSTIDEIFSAQGGVCQDFAHLMIACLRTHGLAARYVSGYLATTPPPGTPRLVGADASHAWVAVWVPAPVGEGEWVMLDPTNDQWVDERYVTVAWGRDYADVPPVKGVIFTEAKKSTLAVSVDVAPVV; translated from the coding sequence ATGAAATACCTCGTCACGCACCGCACCATCTACACCTACGACGACGACGTCACCGACTCCCTCGGCATCGCCCACGTCGTGCCGCGCTCGCTGCCGTGGCAGCACGTCACGGACCCGGCGGTCACGGTCTCGCCGGTCCCGGCCGATCAGTCGAGCGATGCCGACTTCTACGGCAACACCGTCACCTACTTCCAGGTGCTGACGCCGCACAAGGAGCTGGAGGTCGACGCGGTCTCCCACGTCGAGGTCTCGGCGCCGGCGTACGACGACAGCGGGTTCACCCAACCGTGGGAATCCGCACGCCCGCTCGACGATCCGTCCCTTCCGGGCGCCTGGCGTGCCTGCGACATGGCAGTCGTCTCGCCACTGATCGAGCACACCGCCGAGGCCGCCGCCTATGGCGCGGAGTCCCTCACGCCGGGGCGTCCGCTCGTCGAGGCGGCGGCCGAGCTGATGCATCGGATCCACGCCGACTTCGCCTACGACAAGACGGCCACGACGGTGACGTCGACGATCGACGAGATCTTCTCGGCACAGGGTGGGGTCTGCCAGGACTTCGCCCACCTGATGATCGCCTGCCTGCGCACCCACGGGCTCGCCGCCCGTTACGTCTCCGGTTACCTCGCCACCACGCCGCCGCCGGGCACGCCGCGCCTGGTCGGCGCGGACGCGTCGCATGCCTGGGTCGCCGTCTGGGTGCCCGCCCCGGTCGGTGAGGGCGAGTGGGTGATGCTCGACCCCACCAATGACCAGTGGGTCGACGAGCGGTACGTCACCGTGGCGTGGGGCCGGGACTACGCTGACGTCCCTCCTGTGAAGGGCGTGATCTTCACCGAGGCCAAGAAGTCCACACTCGCCGTCTCGGTCGACGTCGCCCCGGTGGTCTGA
- a CDS encoding PucR family transcriptional regulator, whose amino-acid sequence MARMFPRRSTATPEIRLTPRIVASLEEILPTIGEDVVNAVIAEVPSYQDAWAHGNMAQVIQTAVEVALSGFLSVASGNLAELASATPEALEGAFELGRGEARSGRTPEALLAAYRIGARTAWRELSSTALQAGLPPEALVEFAALVFAWIDEVSDASVAGHAEELASAGRVRRRLLARLGQLLVDGATSETLENAAAQAEWTAPTTLTAALVPTPQLAPVLSGIPQATLELESQAGLDGMTTLLVPDVEGHRRASLLSAAVRRGAIVGPPKPWREARLSFLRAVRVHEAGWTGDTEDHLVALVLGADPDALGDLRAAVLDPLSDVRPSTAEKLVETLRSWLLHQGRRDDVAAALFVHPQTVRYRMGQLRELYGDRLDDPAWVLALTVGLGAA is encoded by the coding sequence ATGGCCCGGATGTTCCCTCGTCGCTCCACTGCCACGCCGGAGATCAGGCTCACCCCGCGCATCGTCGCGAGCCTCGAGGAGATCCTGCCGACCATCGGTGAGGACGTGGTCAACGCCGTCATCGCCGAGGTGCCCAGCTACCAGGACGCCTGGGCCCACGGGAACATGGCGCAGGTCATCCAGACCGCCGTGGAGGTCGCCCTGTCCGGCTTCCTGTCGGTCGCGTCGGGCAACCTCGCCGAGCTCGCCTCCGCCACGCCCGAGGCCCTCGAGGGCGCCTTCGAGCTCGGCCGCGGCGAGGCCCGTAGCGGCCGCACGCCCGAGGCGCTCCTCGCGGCCTACCGGATCGGCGCCCGCACCGCGTGGCGTGAGCTCTCCTCGACGGCGTTGCAGGCCGGGCTGCCACCGGAGGCGCTGGTCGAGTTCGCGGCGCTGGTCTTCGCGTGGATCGACGAGGTCTCCGACGCGTCGGTCGCCGGGCATGCCGAGGAGCTCGCCTCGGCAGGACGTGTCCGGCGGCGCCTGCTCGCCCGGCTCGGGCAGCTGCTCGTCGACGGCGCGACCTCGGAGACGCTCGAGAACGCAGCCGCGCAGGCCGAGTGGACCGCGCCGACCACTCTGACCGCCGCGCTCGTGCCCACGCCGCAGCTCGCGCCGGTCCTCTCGGGCATCCCGCAGGCGACGTTGGAGCTGGAGAGCCAGGCCGGTCTCGACGGGATGACGACGCTGCTGGTCCCCGACGTCGAGGGGCACCGTCGCGCGTCCCTCCTCTCCGCGGCGGTCCGACGGGGCGCGATCGTCGGCCCACCGAAACCGTGGCGCGAGGCCCGGCTCTCCTTCCTCCGGGCGGTCCGTGTCCATGAGGCCGGTTGGACGGGCGACACCGAGGACCACCTCGTGGCGCTCGTCCTCGGCGCCGACCCCGACGCACTCGGCGATCTCCGCGCCGCCGTGCTCGATCCGCTCTCCGACGTCCGTCCGTCGACCGCCGAGAAGCTGGTCGAGACGCTCCGCTCGTGGCTGCTCCACCAGGGCCGTCGCGACGACGTGGCCGCGGCGCTCTTCGTGCACCCGCAGACCGTCCGCTATCGGATGGGTCAGCTGCGCGAGCTGTACGGCGACCGACTGGACGATCCTGCCTGGGTGTTGGCCCTCACCGTGGGTCTCGGGGCGGCATGA